TGATATTCCAAGCTATGGCAGCTTGTCCCGAGGGCTTGGGGTACGGCCACCACGAACTGGCCTCCTGGGCCCGGGACCTGGTGATGGCTGTTTCACACTGCCTGGCCGCCGAGAAGCCTTCCCCATGAGCTCTGAATCTGGACCGCCAAGTGGCCGCTCCCTGCCTGAGCATTTCCAGGCCGAACCATATGGCCTGGAGGATGATACACGGAGCCTGGCTGCGGATGATGAGGGCGGCCCTGACCTGGAGCCTGACTATAGCACAGCTACTCGGAGAAGACCTGAGTATGGGCGGGGCCTTCGCGCCAGGTGAGCACCTCTGGCTTGTGGCTGCCTCTTTTGGgaattctctcttccattcccCAGTTACAGAGTCTTCAGGCTGTATTTCAGTTTGAATTGCCTCCATTTCTTCTCAAGGATAGCAAGAAGAGTGGACCTGGGATGATGGGCATGCGCCTGGTGACACAGGTTCTAATAACTCTAATGGCTCTGTTATAATAATCGGCCAGCCGGCCATGAAGACCAGGGTATCAGATGTTTTCAGTGCGACTCTGCTTAAGGCCTCTGAAGTTTCTGTGCCTTGGTCTCCCCCATGCACACTAGCTCAACTCCAGAGGCCCTAGTCCTTCTCGTTATGGCCCTTGATCCTAACCTTTATGCTGTTCCCATTTATATCTGTGGCATGAAAACATGACCACAGCCCAAGTCTAGACTTTCTGTTATGTGACTCTGGGCAAATTATGTGACCTTCCTAGCCTTAGTCCCTTTCCTAGGAAGTGGGTGTGAGAGTTCATAAGGTCACTGAGAGCCAAAACATGTCCTTGTCAGGTGGACTAATTGGAGTGGCCATGCGCAGGGATTACCAATATGATACCCCCATATTGGTAAAGTCAGCCGGTATTACAGAGAGGACGTGGGAGTCCTGCCCTGTCCCCAACAGATGTCACACTGACATTAAGTCACGATTAAGTAACACTGTTAAAAAGCAAACTTCCTGACATGGGCTGTAATCTTGACCTTGCAGTGGCgctggctgggctgggctggaccTCTTGGCGTCCACACTGTTTAGGGTTGATGCAGGATGCTGTCAGTCCCCCTTGGCAGGGAACTCCTAGACCCCTGGACAAGATGTGGGGAGGCAGGGCTGGCAGCTACTGTGAAGGTGTTGGCAAGATCTGTTCATCCACACAGGGCCTTTGAAGACACAGCAGACGATACTGGTGAGCTGATAGAAGAGCGTCCCCCCTTCCCAGCAGCAACAGCCCCTCTGGCCCAGCCTGAGAGGGGCAGCCTGGGCAGCTTGGACCGAGTAGTGCGGCGCTCACCTTCAGTGGATAGCACTCGCAAGGAGCCACGCTGGCGGGACCCCGAGTTGCCAGAGGTGCTTGCCATGCTGCGGCACCCTGTGGACCCTGTGAAAGCCAATGCTGCAGCCTACCTGCAGCACCTCTGCTTTGAGAACGAGGGTATCAAGCGGCGAGTGCGGCAGCTGCGCGGGCTCCCCCTGCTCGTGGCATTATTAGATCACCCTCGGGCGGAGGTGCGGCGCCGGGCCTGTGGGGCACTGCGCAACCTCTCCTATGGCCGCGATGCTGACAACAAGGCTGCCATCCGGGACTGTGGGGGCGTGCCAGCCCTGGTGCGCCTGCTGCGGGCTGCCCGTGACAATGAGGTCCGTGAGCTGGTCACTGGTGAGTGGGCCTTGGCTATGGCTGACATGAGGGGGCTCAGCCCAAAATTGGGGAAACAGGAGTATAGCATGTATATCCATGTGCTGGGATGGATCCCTAATTCTCTCAACCATGGGGTTGCTGGCACCAGACCCTGCCTCCCTGGTTCCTAACCTGTGCAAGTGCAGCTTTCAATGTTCCTTATATGAACTGAGTGTCACTCAGTGGAAGTGCTTGCCTGACATATGCCAAGGCTCTGGGTGCCATCTTTGGGACaacttcccacccccacctcaaccCCCCCAAAAACTGTAGCAACTATGCTAGCTTCAGGTGCTGGCTGGAGGACAAGGAGGGAAAGCAGAAGCAGATTATAAGTGTCATCCCCTGGAGAGGCCAAGGCAGTAGGGTCATGGTCAACAATATTGACTAGAGGATCATTACAGGCACACTCTGGAACCTGTCATCCTATGAGCCCCTGAAGATGGTCATCATTGACCATGGCTTACAGACTCTGACCCATGAGGTCATCGTGCCCCATTCCGGCTGGGAGCGAGAGCCTAACGAAGACTCAAAGCCCCGGGATGCCGAGTGGACAACAGTCTTCAAGAACACATCAGGCTGCCTGAGgtgtgggcaggggtggggcataGGCCGTATCTGCAAGGTGGCAGGCAGGAGTTGCCATGTTTATATCCCAGCATGTTCAAAGCTTAGGAGCTCCCGAGCCGTGTCCTAAGTCTCTGGGATTTCCAGTGGAGCGCTCTGCTTACACCCACCAATAGAATCCTGCATTCCCTGAGGCCCTGCCTGTCCGTCAGTTCTGTACCATTGTGACCCTACAGGGTCCTGGGAACTGCTGTTGGGAGGAAGGGGCAGAATTACCTACATATCATGGATTCTGTTCCAGTTCAGCTGGGAGCAAGGGGACTTGCTTCCTCCCCGACAGATACAAGGCTAAAAAAGCCCCACTGCCTGGGACAGGCAACCCTATTCACCTTCACTGTGACCCAGCAGGACCTACTGTGCAGATAAAAGCCCCTGTAGTTAGTGGGCTGGGGAATTTAGTGGAACAAAACCAGGGTGGGGGGCGGAATTTGAGGAGGTAGTCACTGGTGGTcctgctccctcccacccagGAACGTGAGCTCAGATGGTGCAGAGGCCCGGCGGCGACTCCGTGAATGCGAAGGGCTGGTGGATGCTCTCCTACATGCTCTGCAGTCAGCTGTGGGCAGGAAGGACACAGACAATAAGGTGAGTGGGGCAGATGGGGACCAGCCTGCCCTCCAAATTCTCAGAGCCCAAGGGTCACAGGATCAGAGGCTAAGGGTCACAGGGAGTGCCCCAGAATGGCACAGATGAGAACAGGTTGTAACTATCCAGAACAAGGCACATGGTCCCTCACATGGCACAGGGTTGCTCCCAGCAGTTCTCTCCACTTTAGGCTGACAGTGCAATTGGTGTTAACTAGCCATGGCTTCACACAAGGGTCTGGGAAGCTCAGCAGCCCCCTTGTCCAGTGTTTCTGCTCAACCATGTCTTGGCCATGTCTTCCCACAGTCAGTAGAGAACTGCGTATGCATCATGCGGAACCTGTCCTACCACGTGCACAAGGAAGTTCCAGGGGCTGACAGGTACCAGGAGGCTGAGCCTGGGATCCCTGGCAGTGCTACAACCTCCCAGCGTCGGAGGAAGGATGACGCCAGCTGCTTCGGTGGCAAGAAAGCGAAAGGTGGGTAGGTGAGGCTGAGATGTATCTCTTTCCCACCGCTTCCAAGGCCCAGGGCTCTCCGTGTCCATAGCTGTGGTCCTGGAGTCCCGAAGACATCTAGTCAGTCCCTATGGGTGTGCAGCAAGTAGGAAAGGTGCAGACTCCAGGCCTAGCCTTAACCCTTTCCTGTGGGCCATGGGATGCTATTCACTTTTGTCTCCTCTGGGGAAGGATCTAAGGGCCCACAAATGACACTCCCTGGCTATTCACAGAACAGCCTGCACAGCACAGCCATTTCCTTCACCTGGCCAGGTACCCTCAGCCCTTGCAGGGTACAGGTTCAGGTACCTGCATCCTCCAGCTGTAGCAGAGGGGCAGGTGTTCTGCATTTACCTGTCCTGACCATAGGTCTTCCCTGTGCCTTATGAGTACTGAGTCCTTCCACGGAGTTCCCAGAGTGAGGTTGCACAGTCTGCTTGCTTGGCCTGCCGTGGGTGGGAGTGTGAGTCACGGGAGGAGGGTACTGCTGCTCAGGctcatctcctctctcctgtgCTTCCTCCGGCCGCCCAGAGGAGTGGTTCCATCAAGGTGAGTCCCTGTTTGTTCTGCTGTCCAGGTCTGGCAAGTGCAGTGGGCAACAGAGTAACACTCTGTTACCTAGGCTCAGGCAGTTATTTCCATGACAACTCTAGGGCAGCCGGGATGCCATCCAGCCTTCaggccctgccccaccccccagaccCCTGGAAGGGCAGCCATCTCCATGACAACTGACAGAGACTGGAATGTAGCCCTGGGCTGGTGGGGAGGCCCAGGGGCTGCTGCTTACAAAGTCAGAACAAGCTACCAAGCCAGCACTGGGACAGAGCAAACAGTGGGCAGGGCCTAGGAATGGCCAGCACCAGGGGACCATCTGCCCCTCAGATGAAATGTGTAGCACAGAAGTACATAGGGGCAAGCAGGGGTCGTCTGCAGTACCTTGCTGCCTGCTAGAGCTCCCTCAGCCGAAGACTGGACTGAAAGTACAAACTGGCTATGTAGGTTGGCGGACAGCTGGCCACCAACTAGGGGAAGTTTTCCCCTTGGATGgaacttctaggccagccttgttGCACCGTGGTCTGGTGTGCTGCATCACTGTCCCTGATGAGAGGGAGGCCTAGGTACTCAGGACATGGTTAGGCTGTTCCGACACTCCACTGCCACCACTGTCCTGGGCTAGCCTGACTCCTCCTCTGAGGACAGTACATCTCTGCCAGGGTGTCTTAGTGTCCCCTTTGGGCTCTGAGCAGGATAAGGCTGTGCCTAACTCTTGGCACACACTTGTCTGTCCtggactctccctccctctcaatgCATACCACCTTTCTGTTCCAGGGAAGAAGGATGCAGAGATGGACCGGAACTTTGACACATTGGACCTGCCTAAACGAACTGAAGCTGCGAAAGGTGAGTGGATaaagaggcagagctggggagcCTGGCCCAGTGCTGGCCAGGGGTCAAAACTCTGTGCCATTGAGTAGGCCAGGAAGGCCTGGGGTTGGAGGATCAGGTATGCAAACAGGCTGATCCTAGACAATGGCCCAGGTTTGGCAACTCCTGAGGGTTCAGACATTGTGTACAGGTTGTTTCAGGTAGGCTCTTTCATAGTCACGCAACAAGTGAGAGAGGGGTACATGGGTTGGAGAGACACTGATAGTGACCAAGCTGTGTGTCTTCAAAGGGGCATGACCCAGGGGGTCAGTGTGTAAGAATGGACATCTGCAGTCCAGGGTGGGCCACCCCTGCCGTCTGTCGTATCTGCTGGATTTCCAGTATCCACTGACATTTGTGCAATGCACTATGgactagcctcagtgagagactgCCCTGGTGGGGCCCAGCCAAGCCCAGGATATCAGAAGAACCCAGATGATCCCTAACTGGGGCAGGCTTGAAGGCACCTTAGCACTTTACCCATGCAGCCTTCTGCTGGGTACCATCCTTGCTGACAGGCTGGGCCTCAGTCACTGGGGAGCCTGGAATAGTTGCCTAGGGATGCCTATTGCTAGAGGTGGACATCAGCTACACAGTCTTGTTACTTACTGGTGAGGGTGGTCCCTATGGTCAGATAGGGAAGGTAAACCATGTTTTTAGGGGTGCTGCCCTGGTCATATCCAGGAAAGGTGGGTTCTGTTGCTAAAGTAGCCTAGTGTCCATCTcgctctcccttcctcctggatGTGCATCCAGGTGATCCAGGGTTAAGGGATATCCTCATTTTCCTGCTTTGCCCGCTGGCTCACCATCAGTGTGCCCATCTAATTGATGTTAAACATGACTTCAGTATCTGTCCCAGGCAGCTCCCCCTAGCTCCAGAACAATGAATAAGAAGGGGCcggaggtggggagaggagttTAACCATGACTGGGCTGCCACTGCCCTGTGTCTAGGCTTCGAGCTGCTGTACCAGCCAGAGGTGGTACGCCTCTACCTCTCACTCCTTACGGAGAGCCGGAACTTTAACACCCTGGAAGCTGCAGCTGGTGCCCTGCAAAACCTCAGTGCTGGCAACTGGACGGTGAGGAGTCAGGTTGGCAGGGAGGGCAAGACCTGGACAGAGGGAGTCCCAGGTACACCAGTGATTCTGCCTTGAGCCCTTGGCTCCATCTGGGCCAGTGGGAGAAGAGACCCAGCACATCCTCAGGGTCAGGAGATGCTGAGCACTGTGCCACGGTCAGCGTGGTTGGTGCTGCGCAAGGCAGACCCCCTCTGAGTAGTCATCCCACCTCTGCTACCCTCACAGTGGGCCACGTACATCCGTGCCACAGTGCGCAAGGAGCGTGGGCTGCCAGTGCTGGTGGAACTGCTACAGTCTGAGACCGACAAGGTGGTGCGTGCTGTGGCCATCGCGCTGCGCAACCTCTCGCTGGACCAGCGGAACAAAGACCTCATCGGTGAGGATGCTGCTTCGATAGGCCAGGGCTTGTGAAATGGGGCAGTAGGGGAACAGGTTGTGGGAGGATAAGAGTTCAGGGGATCAGATCTCTCCCAGGTGGTTGTGCTGACCCTACAGTTGAGCTGTAGCTGCTTAGGTCTTCTTTCCCATTGCCGAGGCTCAACCTGCTAGCAGAGGTTGTGTCTGGTGATAGCCATTGTCTGAATGCCAGCCCTTCCCaaaggggtggggcagagacatGTTCTAACATCTGACCCTGGCTCTTAGGGAGCTACGCCATGACAGAGCTGGTTCGGAATGTTCGCAATGCACAGGCTCCCGCTCACCCCAGTGCCCACCTGGAGGAGGATACGGTGGTCGCCGTGCTCAACACCATCCATGAGATCGTGTCCGACAGCCTGGACAATGCTCGCTCCCTCCTGCAGGCCCGTGGTGTGCCTGCCCTGGTGGCACTTGTGGCCTCCAGGTGGGTGAGGGCAGGCCCTGCTGAGGGCTGGGTGGATTTGGGGATGATGGAGGGAAACTGGGATGCGGTAGGCCACTGACCCCAgccctggctgctgctgctgcagccagTCAGTGCGGGAGGCCAAGGCAGCATCACACGTGCTACAGACTGTGTGGAGCTACAAGGAGCTGCGTGGAGCCCTACAGAGGGACGGCTGGACGAAGGCACGCTTCCAGGTACAGCTGCCCCGCCTTCCCTCTCACTTTGCCACATCGGATCCCAAGTCAAGAGTTTCTTGGGCCTTACCTCTTCCTTGTGTTTTCTGACTCCTTAGTCTGCTAGCACTGCCAAAGGACCCAAAGGGACACCAAGTTCTGGGGGCTTTGATGACAGCACACTGCCACTGGTAGACAAGAACCTTGGTGAGCACAAGCAGGGGAGAGGGACATGAGACTTACCCTGAGGCTTAAGAGTAGCTCCCACCTGCTAATGCACAAGGTAGGTGGGTTAGGGAGACAGGGCGGACTCTTGACAGAGGACACTGAGCACTGTCCTATGGCAAGCTTGTCTGCCctgccctccccatgcctacATACTGCTCACGGATACCTGCTCATGCCTTGCAGATGGGGAGAAGTCAACCACCCGGGATGTGATCCCTATGGATACCCTTGGTCCAGGTGAGTGCAAGTATATAGGCAAGAGCTCAGGGAAGAGGGCTGGGGAGGACCACCTGGTTTCATGGTGTAATCCTAGGCAGTGCTGAGAAGACcttgctatgataaaatgtcAATTGGAGAAAAGATAGGTAGTTGGTTTGGAGGCCTCAGGACTGGTTGGAGCTGGCACCTAGACCAGAAGTGCCCTGTCCCAGAGCTTTCTGTATCTGGGCTAAAGGAAGATCATATATCCCTATGGTGACTTCCCCAGAACTCCACTTATCCCATGCTCTGTTCCACCCTACAGATGGTTACGCCACAGTTGACCGGAGAGAGAGGAGGACACTGGGCAGTGACTCCATAGGGGACACCTCTGAAAAGGAACTATTGAGAGTGAGTAACAGCAAGCAAGTACCCAGGGAGGCTTGACAGGAGAACAGCCAGATAGTACTGATCTTGATCAGGATTCGGGGACATGGCTGGAGTGGCACTCACTCGCAGGGCCATGGAAGTAGCCCCATATACATCCATCATCAGTCAGACTTCAGCCCCGAGGGGTCTAGTACACACACCTGCTGCAAAGAAGTGGACAGGGGCGGCTCTGCCTAGCCATAGGTTGCATAGGCCCAGAGAGTACGAACAAACAGATTTGTACCCTTCTCTTACATGTAGTGTATGGGCAAGGTGTCCACTGTAGTCTCCTGGAAAAGGCAGCATATGCCACCTGTGAGCCAGTGTCCTGGCTTCACGTACCAGCCTCTGGGTACATCCGTGTGTGAGCTATAACCATTCCCAGAGCTTGGCCTCCTTGTACTGCCTTGGCAGGCCCTCCATGCCACCCCTTCCTTGTACACACCAACCAGCCTAAACCAGCCTAGCCTACCCTTAGCTGCAgttaacttgctttttttttctgcttctaacTCCTGTCTGCCCACCCACCATGCACTGCAGCCCGACCCTGGCAGAAAGGCCCCTCCGCCTGGGCCCAGCAGGCCCTCGGTCAGGCTGGTGGACGCCGTGGGGGACGCTAAGCCTCAGCCTGTTGACTCCTGGGTCTAGCTTGCATGCCTGGTACGTTCCTTCCTCTTGTGTGCCCATCCCTGGACTAGGGCTCCTTGTTCATCTCTGCTTGCTGCATGACTGAGCTCCCCGTGTGATCTCTGGCATGACTTGACAACAGCCCTGTTCCAGTCCCTGGGGATCAGGGTCCTGGGGAGACAGGCCCCATTTCCTTAAATAGCCCCAGCACAGGGCCCTGTGAGGACCAGCAAGGCAGGACTGGTTCTGGTGTCAAGGGTTTTGGTATGGCCCACCCTTCAATCCACAGCTACTGCTTCTGTATGGCCTATCGAGGCAGCTGCCCTGTATGGAGGTCCCAAGTCATCTTGCTACATTTTGCTGGCTCTTACCTATCTGGGCTCCTGACTAAaacatctgtctttgtctccctttGCAGGGCCCTGGCCCAGCTGTTTGTTCTTAGGGATCGCATCGAGGTAGCTGaaagagggccagagggccaCCATCTTGAGCAGACCCAGTCTTGGAGCCAGGAGCCCTACCCTGCGGTGGTGGGGTGGCCAAGCCTCTTGTCCTACCTTACTCTACCCTCTTCTCTACTCTCCTGATCTAACTCTCCAGGCCTGAGTTAGCTGTTTACTGACATGGTGCTGTGTGGTAGGAGAGGAGGTTGGGGGTAGGTCCCCATGCACAGCCACAGAGGAGCAAGTACAAGCCTGGAGTGGAGGTCCTGGGGCAGGCAATGGGACAAGTAAGGGGGCCTTGGAAAAGAACTTGGGCTCCCAAGGGTGGCTGGAGTACTACCCTGCATGCAGTCTGACCACAGTGCGGGCTGCTCCAAAAGAGTCCAGACAGGGAAGTTTAGGAAGCAGCCAGATTGGGGGTAGGGGCAAGCTGTGCTTGTCTCCAGCCCCCATCCTTGGTTTCCTGGAACACCTTCCCTCTGCAGCATACTCCTCCTAAGCTGCCTGTGGCTGGGGCCACCCTGGCTGTTGCATCTGCCTAGAACCTCAAGTAACCTCGGGGCCTGACTGCCGGCAGCAGTGGGGGAACTGCTGTTCAGTGCCTGCTGTTTGTgacttaaaaatgaagaaaactgacaaaacgcattaaaaatgaaaccaaaataaGACTGTATCAACAAACATTGAAATTTttgtaagaaaatttaaagattaaaaaagcaGCAAAGAACTGCCTGTCTTCTGCCTTGGCTCACCAGGAGAgggcacccccccacccccacccccgcgtTAGCTGAGCCACAACTGCCTCCCCAtgcacccccccacccctgtgATGATACAGCTCCCCCAAGTCCCGttgcagtgtgagtgtgtgtggggagggggttgCAAGGGTATAGGGGTTGGGCTCTGCCCCTGGCTGCAGGCACTTCCTACTGCTGTCTGCCATGGCTCCTGTTGGCACTCTCACCCAGGAGGGGTGTGCTGGCTGACTGATGGCCATATGTGGGATCAGACAAGATGGAGCTGATCTTTGTGTCTAGTCTAGGAAATGGGGCCTTGAGGAGCCTCTTGAGTGAGGTGGGGGCTGGGGCAGCTCTTAAGCTTGGGCTGACACTTCCTCAGAATCTGGGTATCTGGCAGACGCGCCTCAGTAGTATGAATCCACTTCCCCTTCTGTAAGCTAGGAAGTAGAACTGGAGAGACTGTTTCTCCCAGAGTGTCACCTATGCGTAGAGAGCACTGGCCCCACAGCTATGTGGCCCCATGCCTGCTTAGTCAGAGATGGGTACAAAGGCTGTTCTGCATCAAGTAAGAGCCAGTGTGGTAGCTGAAAAGAATAATTCAGTGAATTTCTTGTATCCAAATATgtaggtctttaatttcttttataatataaaagaggttatgacttttttttttttccaaagtatttctgtgtagccctggctgtcttggaactcactatgtagaccaggctggcattgaactcagatccatctgcctctgcctcctggattctgggattaaaggcgtgtgccatcacacctgagAAGTTTGTGACTCATTCTTAAGATGAAATGTGATATATGCTGGTGACAGGACTCTCTCTGAGTTGTTGCTGCCATTTGGTGACAGCCAAATGGTATCTGgatatgttcaatttcctgacttcTTGCTGGGCCTAATGGGTGATGGCAGTACCTAGGGATCCCACACTGAAACCCTGTGAAAATCTCCTCTTCCAGTTAGTGAGACCATCTGGATGACAcctgctttgatttttaaaagaatctccCTTTTTGTTCTTGGGTTCAGAAGATTCACCTTGAGGCCCAGTGATCTATTGCACCTCTGGCATCAGTGCAGCCTTTAATGCACAGGTGCTTTGCAGGGTTATTGTAGTGGTTTGCATAGTGAGCTCACTACCTTTAGAATGTGCCAGTGTATGACAGTCTTGAACCACAGCCCCTGAGGACAGACCCCAGAAGCATAGAGGGGTCAGAATGAGTGTGTGTCATCGTGCAGAGGAAGCTGGAAGGGAAGCTTGGGGCAGGCTGCGTGGTCAGGACTTCACAGGGTTGCTTGGACCCTGGTAGATTGCCTTCTCCAAGCCGTCCACCACTTTCATGTACTCCAGGTATGAGCTGTAGTGTGTGCACTCGAAGCTGCTGCTCCCCCTCACATATGCCAGGAAGTCAGGGGTTCCTGGGACAATGACATTGTCAGCTAGGAGCACCGTCCCCTTGCGCAGCAGGCCACATTCCTGCAGGGGACAGACAGGGAGGGTCAGGAATGCTTGGTAAATCCAGTGCAATCTGTGGGCAGCTGCTCTCCCATAGAGCCACTTCCAGCTCCTATTCTGCCCCCTATCCATCCCCAGCCCTAGAAGAGCATGTGGGTTTGGGGGTTGGCTGCGTGCAAAACATGGTGGCGTCAGGCCAGTTTCCCTCCAGCACTCTATGCCAAGAATAAGGCGTCCTCACCAACAACCCTGCCCTTGAGGATCTGCTCTGGACTTTCTTCCCCGAGCCAGGGAAGACACGAGATGCTGGGCTTTGAGCAGGGGGGTCTTGTTCCTGGGCCCTTGGAGCAGTGGCTCCAAAACCTGTGGTTGTGAGAATCCCATGTAGGATGCTTTTCTATCCTCTCTGGGAAGTGTGTCTGCTGATAGCATACAATTAAGTGAAGTACCTGCcaagaaaggggtgggggtgggagagccaGGAAATGGGATACCTGAATATCTCATTTGAAGGTTGCCCAGGAggcttagggttttttttttttttggagacagggtttctctgtgtagccctggctgtcctggaactcactctgtagaccaggctggcctcgaactcagaaatccgcctgcctctgcctcccaagtgctgggattataggcgtgtgccaccaccgtactttttttttttaaacattattatgAAACAAAAGATAATAACACAGCGGTTCTGTCTGATGGGGCCACGTCTGTAATCTCAGcggttgggaggctgaggcaggatccACGGTTCCAGGCTACCTGGACTATGTATGACACTGGTCTTCAAACACACTGGAAGCAAcccaaaatgaaaagtaaaatccagtaagtagccctggctgaagTGTATCTCAAGGGGAGGAGCACTACTagagggcacacacacaaataacaacaTCCCATCATGCTGCTGTCCCAGATGGAAGGCAGGGGCTCTGTGTCCTCACACACTCGTGCTATGCTCTTACAGTTGACCAGGGCTCCAGCTGGCCCTAGtgcgtgggggtggggtggggacctCTAGCCTGTGGGTTGTGAGAAGGCTAAGGGACCCTGAGGCTGGTCAGTAAGTTCAGGGGACAGTCTCATGTGTCACAACATGAATGAGTTTCACTATGAATATGACACCTGCCCAGTCCAGAGAGGGGTCCCGCAGTTTAGGGTAGGAAAGGAACAAGATGAGCAAGGGGTGGTGAGGCTCAGCCAGGGACTTGGAAACATCAAGAGTTACATTTTGATTGTCAGTCGGACATTGAGACATAAAACTTCCTGATTTAATGACAGGAAGGCATGCACTTTTGGGGTACAGGGGACCCATGCTGCCCTTCAGGAAACATGCCTTGTCTGGGGACAGCCTCTGTCCTCCCAGTATTCAGGTACCAAGAGCCTCCTGAAAGACCTCTCAGGCCACCCAGGGAATTCCAGGTAAGACTGGGTCTGTGTCCGAGTACTGGGGCTTCTATGCCAAGGACACAAGAGTACAGGATGCTACAGGCAAGATGCTTGCtttgtgagacagtgtcttactgtgtaacctaggctggcctccaacagaTGATCCTCCTGAATTCAAGTACTGAGATTGTCCATGTGCAACAATAAGCCTGGGTACAAGTAGTTTTAGTTTATGATCACTATTCTTAAGGTTCTTCCTTTGGGTTCAATTCCCTACAATCATAcaacgaaaaagaaaaaaaaatgagtgcaCCCATTTCCAATGTATGCCTCTCTTCTGGAGCTAATTGCCAGCTTTGAGCAGCAGCACTGAAAACCGTTAGTTTCCCAGTTACTGAGCAGcaatatttgcttcttttctaaAAGCAGGCCTCTTCAGTTATCACACACAGAAAGTGCAGAAACCCAATTTCCTGCACTGTGTTTGACTCTCCCGTACAGGTAGAGCCTGACTGCTCAGCTGCCTGTCCTCTGTGCTCAGTAGGTAACCTCGTGTTCGGTGCCTGCCAGGAACAGGATCCTGTCCTGTTCCCATGGTTGACGGGGCCTGCTGGTCTCCTTTCTACCTGCACTATTGGTAAAAACAGCTTCTCTGGCACAACTTCCTGGTCCTAGGCTATCCCTGGCTCTGACCCTAGTGCTCACCACTCCCAAGATAGGGACCTCTGAAACACCCTTCCCGCTCACTGGTCCTTGCCACCCCAAAAGTCAACAAAAATCCTTTTATGCCCAGAGCTCATGCCTGACTTTCCTTTGTCTGTGCTCTTAACACGCCGCACCAGAGCTGAGTCTTGCCCAAGCCACAATGGTCCTGTCCTGCCCCTGGGCTTGCTGCCCGATCCTCCCACATTCTGGACCCCACTGTATAGGACAGGGTGTACGGCTCTTGAGACAACTGGCTGGTAAACAGCACATGGACAGTCCCATGTTGTCTGTGAAAGGCTGTGAGGAGACCCAATGAAGGCCAATGAGCCACTCCATGTCTCTTTGCAGGCCACCAGAGCAAGACAAGGCAATGTCCCCTTATGCTGTAGTCACTTGGGTGTAAGGATGGCTTCCCCAGTCAGAGCTGGGGGTCCTGCTGGGTAAATGTGGCTGAGC
This genomic window from Mastomys coucha isolate ucsf_1 unplaced genomic scaffold, UCSF_Mcou_1 pScaffold12, whole genome shotgun sequence contains:
- the Arvcf gene encoding armadillo repeat protein deleted in velo-cardio-facial syndrome isoform X3, encoding MEDCNVHSAASILASVKEQEARFERLTRALEQERRHVALQLERAQQPGMSSGGMVGSGQPLPMAWQQLVLQEQSPGSQASLATMPEAPEVLEETVTVEEDPGTPTSHVSIVTSEDGTTRRTETKVTKTVKTVTTRTVRQVPLGPDGLPLLDGGTPLGSFADGPLDRHYLLRGGGPAATLSRAYLSSGGGFPDGPEPRDIPSYGSLSRGLGVRPPRTGLLGPGPGDGCFTLPGRREAFPMSSESGPPSGRSLPEHFQAEPYGLEDDTRSLAADDEGGPDLEPDYSTATRRRPEYGRGLRARAFEDTADDTGELIEERPPFPAATAPLAQPERGSLGSLDRVVRRSPSVDSTRKEPRWRDPELPEVLAMLRHPVDPVKANAAAYLQHLCFENEGIKRRVRQLRGLPLLVALLDHPRAEVRRRACGALRNLSYGRDADNKAAIRDCGGVPALVRLLRAARDNEVRELVTGTLWNLSSYEPLKMVIIDHGLQTLTHEVIVPHSGWEREPNEDSKPRDAEWTTVFKNTSGCLRNVSSDGAEARRRLRECEGLVDALLHALQSAVGRKDTDNKSVENCVCIMRNLSYHVHKEVPGADRYQEAEPGIPGSATTSQRRRKDDASCFGGKKAKEEWFHQGKKDAEMDRNFDTLDLPKRTEAAKGFELLYQPEVVRLYLSLLTESRNFNTLEAAAGALQNLSAGNWTWATYIRATVRKERGLPVLVELLQSETDKVVRAVAIALRNLSLDQRNKDLIGSYAMTELVRNVRNAQAPAHPSAHLEEDTVVAVLNTIHEIVSDSLDNARSLLQARGVPALVALVASSQSVREAKAASHVLQTVWSYKELRGALQRDGWTKARFQSASTAKGPKGTPSSGGFDDSTLPLVDKNLDGEKSTTRDVIPMDTLGPDGYATVDRRERRTLGSDSIGDTSEKELLRGPGPAVCS